The following coding sequences are from one Pseudalkalibacillus hwajinpoensis window:
- a CDS encoding universal stress protein, whose amino-acid sequence MYTKIVVAYDRSEDSEKALHQAVKLAELSKASIHLVHVAKESHKLSAQPATRIPYGTGSIGNEGHAGVPTPIPEEQSGVTVERSDGEAMLREVKETLHHMGVNVHSDVRSGDPAKEIVDLAVMSEADLIVIGSRGLSGIKKWMLGSVSEKVAQQSPCPVLIVK is encoded by the coding sequence ATGTATACGAAAATTGTAGTAGCTTATGATCGTTCTGAGGATAGTGAAAAGGCGCTCCACCAGGCAGTTAAATTAGCAGAACTAAGCAAAGCTTCTATTCATTTAGTACATGTTGCGAAAGAATCACATAAACTTTCAGCTCAACCAGCGACGAGAATTCCATATGGCACTGGAAGTATTGGTAATGAAGGACATGCTGGTGTCCCCACACCGATACCTGAAGAGCAAAGTGGCGTAACGGTCGAACGAAGTGATGGAGAAGCAATGCTTCGAGAAGTGAAAGAAACGCTGCATCATATGGGTGTGAATGTTCATTCTGATGTAAGAAGTGGCGATCCGGCGAAGGAAATCGTGGATCTAGCCGTTATGTCAGAAGCAGATTTAATCGTTATCGGGAGTCGAGGGTTGAGTGGGATTAAAAAATGGATGCTTGGAAGCGTAAGTGAGAAGGTTGCTCAACAATCGCCATGTCCTGTCCTAATTGTAAAATAG
- a CDS encoding helix-turn-helix transcriptional regulator, which translates to MTLQNRIRELRARFQLTQQQLASKVGVTRQTIAAVEKGEYVPSLLLAMNICREFNMSVEEVFQLQGESE; encoded by the coding sequence GTGACATTACAAAATCGAATTAGAGAACTAAGAGCTCGTTTTCAGTTAACACAGCAGCAGCTTGCTTCCAAAGTAGGGGTAACGAGACAAACGATTGCCGCTGTTGAAAAGGGAGAGTATGTTCCGTCATTATTACTAGCTATGAATATTTGTAGAGAATTTAACATGTCGGTGGAGGAAGTATTTCAACTGCAGGGGGAATCGGAGTGA